One Elaeis guineensis isolate ETL-2024a chromosome 10, EG11, whole genome shotgun sequence genomic window carries:
- the LOC105053154 gene encoding LOW QUALITY PROTEIN: flavonoid 3',5'-hydroxylase (The sequence of the model RefSeq protein was modified relative to this genomic sequence to represent the inferred CDS: inserted 1 base in 1 codon), producing MDSLSIATTFFFPLVLILFLFHLRRRAQSHLPLPPGPRGWPLLGSLPLLGPLPHVALANLAKRYGPIMYLKLGTHGFAVASSPSVARAFLHTLDIQFADRPINAAARNVGYAGEDLVWADYGPRWKLLRKLSSVHLLGPXALAQWAPARRAEVDRLVRSILDMSRLGEPVKVHGMVMRTLANVLGLAILSRRVFDSEGAESSEFRRMVLEVLRLSGLVNIADFIPSMKWLDVQGIERSVKSLHQKFDALMTQMLKEHAETAGQRKGRQDFVDYLLANCKASNGEVLLSDVNIKGLIVDMFIAGTDTSSITIEWAFTELLTNPSVLKRAQLEMDEVIGRDRRFEESDIPKLPYLQAICKEVLRKHATTPLNLPHLASQDCEIGGYYIPKGTRLLVNIYAIGRDPDVWDNPLEFKPERFLSGKDAKIDVKGTDFELIPFGAGRRICAGKNLGMLFVQSILGTLIHAFDWTVRDGEVVDMEESSGLALQKTNPVMALASPRLAPSLYA from the exons ATGGATTCCCTCTCCATTGCCACCACCTTCTTCTTCCCCCTCgtcctcatcctcttcctcttccacCTTCGCCGCCGCGCCCAGTCGCACCTCCCACTCCCGCCAGGCCCCCGTGGCTGGCCTCTCCTCGGCTCACTTCCCCTCCTTGGCCCCCTCCCCCACGTCGCCCTCGCCAACCTCGCCAAGCGCTACGGCCCCATCATGTACCTCAAGCTCGGCACCCACGGCTTCGCCGTCGCCTCCTCCCCGTCAGTCGCCCGTGCCTTCCTCCACACCCTCGACATCCAGTTCGCCGACCGGCCCATCAACGCCGCCGCCCGCAACGTCGGCTACGCCGGCGAAGACCTCGTCTGGGCCGACTACGGCCCTCGCTGGAAGCTCCTCCGCAAACTCTCCAGCGTCCACCTCCTTGGCC CCGCACTCGCCCAGTGGGCTCCCGCCCGCCGGGCCGAGGTGGACCGCCTGGTCCGGTCCATCCTCGACATGAGCCGCCTCGGCGAGCCGGTCAAGGTCCACGGGATGGTGATGCGGACGCTGGCTAACGTATTGGGGCTCGCCATACTGAGCCGGCGGGTGTTCGACTCGGAAGGGGCCGAGTCGAGCGAGTTCAGGAGGATGGTCTTGGAGGTGTTGAGGCTGTCGGGGTTGGTCAACATAGCGGACTTCATACCGTCCATGAAGTGGCTGGACGTGCAGGGGATCGAGCGTAGCGTTAAGAGTCTGCACCAAAAGTTCGACGCGCTGATGACTCAGATGCTGAAGGAGCACGCCGAGACCGCCGGCCAGCGGAAAGGGAGGCAGGATTTCGTGGATTATCTCCTGGCCAATTGCAAGGCCTCGAATGGTGAGGTTTTGCTGTCTGATGTCAACATCAAGGGACTTATTGTG GATATGTTTATCGCGGGAACGGATACATCCTCGATAACGATCGAGTGGGCGTTTACTGAATTGTTAACGAACCCTTCAGTCCTCAAGCGTGCTCAGCTCGAGATGGACGAAGTAATCGGCAGAGATCGTAGGTTCGAAGAATCCGACATCCCAAAGCTCCCATACCTTCAAGCGATATGCAAGGAAGTTCTTCGGAAGCACGCGACTACACCACTAAACCTCCCCCATTTAGCCAGCCAAGACTGCGAGATTGGTGGTTACTACATCCCTAAGGGAACAAGGCTTTTAGTTAATATATATGCTATTGGAAGGGACCCTGATGTATGGGACAACCCTCTCGAGTTTAAGCCTGAGAGGTTCTTAAGTGGTAAGGATGCCAAAATAGACGTGAAAGGCACTGACTTTGAGCTGATACCTTTCGGAGCTGGGAGGAGGATTTGTGCTGGTAAAAATCTGGGGATGCTATTTGTGCAATCCATCTTGGGCACATTGATACACGCATTTGATTGGACGGTGCGTGATGGAGAAGTGGTCGACATGGAAGAGTCATCTGGTCTTGCACTTCAGAAAACCAATCCGGTTATGGCTTTGGCTAGTCCTCGCTTAGCACCTAGTCTATATGCTTGA
- the LOC105053153 gene encoding flavonoid 3',5'-hydroxylase, protein MDTLSIATTFFFPLLLILFLVQLRRRAAPNLPLPPGPYGWPLIGSLPLLRPLPHAALAALAKRYGPIMYLKLGTCGFAVASSPAVARAFLHTLDIPFADRPLNAAARNVGYDGQNLVFAGYGPRWKLLRKLSSIHLLGPGAISQWAPARRSEVDRLVRSILDLSLLGEPVRVQGAVMRTLANILGLAILSRRVFDSDGAESSEFKGMVLELMRLSGLANIADFIPSIKWLDVQGIERRLKSLHKKFDALMTRMLKEHAESAGKREGRQDFMDYLLANRKTSDGGVMLSDVNIKGLIVDMFVAGTDTSSLTVEWAFAELLTNPSILQRAQREMDEVIGRERRLQESDIPKLPYLQAICKEVLRKHATTPLNLPHLATEDCEIDGYYIPKGTRLLVNIWAIGRDPDVWENPLEFKPERFLSGKDANIDVKGTDFELIPFGAGRRICAGNHLGMLFVQSILGTLIHAFDWTVPDGEEVDMDESAGLVLHKLNPVAALASPRLAPSAYV, encoded by the exons ATGGACACCCTCTCCATCGCCACCACCTtcttcttccccctcctcctcatcctcttcctcGTTCAACTCCGCCGCCGCGCCGCGCCAAACCTCCCGCTTCCGCCGGGCCCCTATGGCTGGCCTCTCATCGGCTCTCTCCCCCTCCTCCGCCCCCTCCCCCATGCCGCCCTCGCCGCCCTCGCCAAGCGCTACGGCCCCATCATGTACCTCAAGCTCGGCACCTGCGGCTTTGCCGTCGCCTCCTCCCCGGCCGTCGCCCGCGCGTTCCTCCACACCCTAGACATCCCGTTCGCCGACCGCCCCCTCAACGCCGCCGCCCGCAACGTCGGCTACGACGGCCAAAACCTCGTCTTCGCCGGCTACGGCCCTCGCTGGAAGCTCCTCCGCAAACTCTCCAGCATCCACCTCCTTGGCCCCGGCGCCATCTCCCAGTGGGCCCCCGCCCGCCGGTCCGAGGTGGACCGGCTGGTCCGGTCCATCCTCGACCTGAGCCTCCTCGGCGAGCCGGTCCGGGTCCAGGGGGCGGTGATGCGGACGCTGGCTAACATACTGGGGCTCGCGATACTGAGCCGGCGGGTGTTCGACTCGGACGGGGCCGAGTCGAGCGAGTTCAAGGGGATGGTCTTGGAGTTGATGAGGCTGTCGGGGTTGGCCAACATAGCGGACTTCATACCGTCCATTAAGTGGCTGGACGTGCAGGGGATCGAGCGCCGCTTGAAGAGCCTGCACAAAAAGTTCGACGCGCTGATGACTCGGATGCTGAAGGAGCACGCCGAGTCCGCCGGCAAGCGGGAAGGGAGACAGGATTTCATGGACTATCTCCTCGCCAATCGCAAGACCTCCGACGGTGGAGTGATGCTGTCAGATGTCAACATCAAGGGACTCATTGTG GATATGTTTGTCGCGGGAACGGATACATCCTCGCTAACGGTGGAGTGGGCGTTCGCTGAATTGTTAACGAACCCTTCAATCCTCCAGCGTGCTCAGCGCGAGATGGACGAAGTAATCGGAAGAGAACGTAGGCTCCAAGAATCCGACATCCCAAAGCTCCCATACCTTCAAGCAATATGCAAGGAAGTCCTTCGGAAGCACGCGACGACACCACTAAACCTCCCTCATTTAGCCACCGAAGACTGCGAGATTGATGGTTACTACATCCCTAAAGGAACAAGGCTTTTAGTTAATATATGGGCTATTGGAAGGGACCCTGATGTATGGGAGAACCCTCTCGAGTTTAAGCCTGAGAGGTTCTTAAGTGGTAAGGATGCCAATATAGACGTGAAAGGCACTGACTTTGAGTTGATACCTTTTGGAGCTGGCAGGAGGATTTGTGCCGGTAATCATCTGGGGATGCTATTTGTGCAATCCATCTTGGGCACATTGATACACGCATTTGATTGGACGGTGCCTGATGGAGAAGAGGTCGACATGGATGAGTCAGCTGGCCTTGTACTCCACAAACTTAACCCGGTTGCTGCTTTGGCTAGCCCACGTTTAGCACCCAGTGCATATGTTTGA